Proteins encoded in a region of the Zea mays cultivar B73 chromosome 2, Zm-B73-REFERENCE-NAM-5.0, whole genome shotgun sequence genome:
- the LOC100384329 gene encoding probable methyltransferase PMT15, with product MAVGATATKLLPSAAAAARRPSMLHLAAVAVLCSLSYLLGIWHHGGFSAGPAAGDSSSSVSIATAVSCATPAPTTASSSPPAGPLDFAAHHTAEGVEAEGALRHRNYEACPAKYSEYTPCEDVERSLRFPRDRLVYRERHCPAAGERLRCLVPAPKGYRNPFPWPASRDVAWFANVPHKELSVEKAVQNWIRVDGDKFRFPGGGTMFPRGAGAYIDDIGKLIPLHDGSIRTALDTGCGVASWGAYLLSRNILAMSFAPRDSHEAQVQFALERGVPAMIGVLASNQLTYPARSFDMAHCSRCLIPWQLYDGLYLIEVDRILRPGGYWILSGPPINWKKHWKGWDRTKEDLDAEQKAIEAVARSLCWKKIKEEGDIAIWQKPTNHIHCKAIHKVIKSPPFCSNKNPDAAWYDKMEACITPLPEVSDLKEVAGGSLKKWPERLTAVPPRIASGSIEGVTEEMFVEDTELWKKRVGHYKSVIAQLGQKGRYRNLLDMNAKFGGFAAALVNDPLWVMNMVPTVGNSTTLGVIYERGLIGSYQDWCEGMSTYPRTYDLIHADTVFTLYNGRCEAENILLEMDRILRPEGTVIIRDDVDLLVKIKSMADGMRWNSQIVDHEDGPLVREKLLLVVKTYWTLDGSEQ from the exons ATGGCGGTGGGCGCGACCGCCACGAAGCTCCTCCCGTCGGCGGCCGCGGCCGCGCGCCGCCCATCGATGCTCCACCTCGCGGCCGTCGCCGTCCTCTGCTCGCTGTCCTACCTCCTCGGCATCTGGCACCACGGCGGCTTCTCCGCGGGGCCCGCCGCCGGCGACTCCTCCTCCTCGGTCTCTATCGCCACCGCCGTCTCCTGCGCCACCCCCGCCCCGACGACCGCCTCCTCGTCTCCCCCCGCGGGACCGCTCGACTTCGCCGCGCACCACACGGCGGagggggtggaggcggagggCGCGCTCCGCCATCGCAACTACGAAGCATGCCCCGCCAAGTACTCCGAGTACACGCCCTGCGAGGACGTGGAGCGTTCCTTGCGGTTCCCCCGCGACCGCCTCGTCTACCGGGAGCGCCACTGCCCCGCGGCCGGCGAGCGCCTCCGGTGCCTCGTCCCGGCGCCCAAGGGCTACCGCAACCCGTTCCCGTGGCCGGCCAGCCGCGACGTCGCCTGGTTCGCCAACGTGCCGCACAAGGAGCTCAGCGTCGAGAAGGCGGTGCAGAATTGGATCCGCGTCGACGGCGACAAGTTCCGCTTCCCCGGGGGCGGCACCATGTTCCCTCGCGGCGCCGGCGCCTACATCGACGACATCGGCAAGCTTATCCCCCTCCACGACGGATCCATCCGGACCGCTCTTGACACCGGCTGCGGG GTGGCGAGCTGGGGAGCCTACTTGCTGTCACGCAACATCCTTGCCATGTCCTTCGCCCCGCGAGACTCCCACGAGGCGCAGGTTCAGTTTGCACTAGAGCGTGGTGTGCCGGCGATGATTGGGGTCCTTGCCTCCAATCAACTCACTTATCCGGCACGTTCCTTTGACATGGCGCATTGCTCTCGTTGCCTCATCCCATGGCAGCTTTACG ACGGGCTGTACTTGATAGAGGTTGATCGTATCCTGCGTCCTGGAGGTTATTGGATTTTGTCTGGACCACCAATAAACTGGAAGAAACACTGGAAGGGGTGGGACAGGACTAAAGAAGACCTGGACGCAGAGCAGAAAGCCATCGAGGCAGTTGCCAGGAGCCTATGTTGGAAGAAGATCAAGGAGGAGGGCGACATTGCTATCTGGCAGAAACCAACTAACCACATTCATTGCAAGGCCATCCACAAAGTTATCAAGTCACCGCCCTTCTGTTCTAACAAAAACCCAGATGCTGCCTG GTACGACAAGATGGAGGCTTGCATAACTCCACTACCAGAGGTCAGTGACTTAAAGGAGGTTGCTGGCGGCTCGTTGAAGAAATGGCCGGAGCGGCTCACTGCAGTGCCGCCCAGGATTGCCAGTGGCAGCATCGAGGGGGTCACGGAAGAGATGTTTGTGGAAGATACTGAGTTATGGAAGAAGAGAGTTGGGCACTACAAGTCCGTGATTGCTCAACTCGGCCAGAAAGGCCGGTACCGCAACTTACTGGATATGAATGCAAAGTTTGGCGGATTCGCTGCGGCATTGGTGAATGACCCCTTGTGGGTCATGAACATGGTCCCTACTGTGGGGAACTCAACAACCCTTGGGGTAATATACGAGCGTGGCCTCATTGGGAGCTACCAGGACTG GTGTGAGGGCATGTCCACTTATCCCCGGACCTACGACCTCATTCATGCAGATACAGTGTTCACACTGTACAATGGCAG ATGTGAGGCGGAGAACATTCTGCTCGAAATGGACAGAATTCTGAGGCCAGAGGGCACGGTCATCATCAGAGATGACGTGGACCTCTTAGTGAAGATAAAGAGCATGGCGGACGGGATGAGATGGAATAGCCAGATCGTGGATCACGAAGATGGTCCGCTCGTCCGTGAGAAGCTCCTCCTTGTTGTGAAGACATACTGGACTCTCGATGGCAGCGAACAATAG